One segment of Niallia sp. Man26 DNA contains the following:
- a CDS encoding nitrite reductase, translating into MGAEKIKITVNGGIQFGARINARQLSILAKYLDENQEVELTTFQQIYLEIPKSNAQEIMKEFRMSGLSCYPVGNYVKSLRTCNFCKGSEEEGMPVAQELNRRVAGREVPFTLKFAYTGCPVGCGEPLVNDIGVMKIKDTYSLYIGGESTGKDAEIGTLLFKDLSPEQLYQKADKIIELYICEGKKREKFYKFVKRVGIDRIKESL; encoded by the coding sequence CCAGTTCGGAGCTAGAATAAATGCAAGGCAACTATCGATTCTGGCTAAATATTTAGATGAGAATCAAGAGGTAGAATTAACTACCTTCCAACAAATATATTTAGAGATTCCAAAAAGTAATGCTCAAGAAATAATGAAGGAATTTAGGATGTCTGGATTAAGTTGTTATCCAGTAGGCAATTATGTGAAAAGCCTACGTACATGTAATTTTTGTAAAGGTTCTGAGGAGGAAGGTATGCCTGTAGCACAGGAATTGAACAGAAGAGTTGCAGGTAGGGAAGTACCATTTACTTTGAAATTTGCTTATACTGGTTGTCCCGTGGGTTGTGGTGAACCATTAGTAAACGATATAGGAGTAATGAAAATAAAAGATACTTATTCCTTGTATATTGGGGGGGAAAGTACTGGGAAAGATGCAGAAATAGGAACATTATTATTTAAGGATCTTTCACCAGAGCAACTATATCAAAAGGCTGATAAAATCATAGAATTATATATTTGTGAAGGTAAGAAGAGAGAAAAATTTTATAAATTTGTTAAGCGAGTGGGAATAGATCGAATCAAGGAAAGTCTTTGA
- a CDS encoding YwmB family TATA-box binding protein produces MKKQENIEQISTLLVKKFSVKSIEKLVEDDFVSITAYNKSWENYLTSSKKNKFNVQFGIRTNKDLQNAYNLTIGSPIITEEY; encoded by the coding sequence ATGAAAAAGCAAGAAAATATTGAACAAATTTCAACTTTACTTGTAAAAAAATTTTCAGTAAAATCTATTGAAAAATTAGTTGAGGATGATTTTGTCTCAATTACAGCCTATAACAAGTCGTGGGAAAATTATTTAACTAGTAGTAAAAAAAATAAATTTAATGTTCAATTTGGTATAAGGACTAATAAAGATCTCCAAAACGCTTATAATTTAACAATTGGAAGCCCCATAATAACAGAAGAATATTGA
- a CDS encoding IS3 family transposase (programmed frameshift), with amino-acid sequence MPRQRRTFTAEFKLQLVKLYENGKSRADICREYEITPSSLDRWIKNHQETGSFFAKDNRTEEENELMRLRKENQRLMMENDILKQAALIMGRKLNVIRNNTHKYSVSAMCNVLHIPKSSYYYQANLCEKEAHEREEVELSNEIQRIFKGSRCNYGTRKLKVELKKQNWIVSRRRIGRIMKQLGLVSNYTVAQYKPYKQSSNEAPTRNELKRPFNQEEALTVVVSDLTYVRVEKKWHYVCLFVDLFNREIIGYSAGPNKTADLVYKALASIKGNFHNIQLFHTDRGKEFDNKLLSEALETFGIQRSLSTKGCPYDNAVAEAMFKVFKTEFANGAHFTSLEQLKLKLNDYVHWFNHIRIHGTLGYLTPVEFKKQAL; translated from the exons ATGCCGCGCCAACGTAGAACTTTTACAGCCGAATTTAAACTTCAATTAGTAAAGCTATATGAAAATGGAAAGTCCCGTGCGGATATCTGCCGAGAGTATGAAATCACACCATCCTCATTAGATCGTTGGATTAAAAATCATCAAGAAACTGGATCCTTTTTTGCGAAAGATAATCGTACAGAGGAAGAGAACGAGTTAATGAGATTACGCAAAGAAAACCAACGCTTAATGATGGAGAATGACATTTTAAAGCAAGCTGCGCTGATCATGGGACGAAAAT TAAATGTGATTCGAAATAACACACACAAATATTCAGTATCAGCAATGTGTAACGTCCTCCATATACCCAAAAGTAGTTACTACTATCAAGCCAATTTGTGCGAAAAAGAAGCCCATGAAAGAGAAGAAGTGGAGCTTTCCAATGAAATTCAACGCATTTTTAAGGGAAGTCGTTGTAACTATGGTACTCGCAAACTCAAAGTAGAGTTAAAGAAGCAAAACTGGATCGTTTCTCGTCGTCGAATCGGTCGGATTATGAAACAACTAGGCTTGGTATCGAATTATACGGTGGCACAATACAAGCCATATAAACAATCCAGTAATGAAGCTCCTACCCGAAACGAGTTAAAACGTCCATTTAACCAAGAAGAAGCATTAACAGTAGTTGTAAGTGATTTAACATACGTCCGTGTCGAGAAAAAATGGCATTACGTATGCTTATTTGTCGATCTTTTCAACCGAGAAATTATCGGCTATAGTGCTGGTCCAAATAAGACAGCTGACCTGGTATATAAAGCATTGGCAAGCATTAAAGGTAACTTTCATAACATTCAACTGTTTCATACAGACCGAGGAAAAGAGTTTGATAATAAACTACTTTCCGAGGCTTTAGAAACATTTGGGATTCAAAGATCTTTGAGTACAAAGGGATGTCCATACGATAACGCCGTCGCCGAAGCTATGTTCAAAGTCTTCAAAACGGAATTCGCAAATGGAGCCCATTTTACTTCTCTTGAACAGCTAAAACTGAAATTAAATGATTATGTTCATTGGTTTAACCATATTCGAATTCATGGAACACTCGGTTACTTAACGCCAGTAGAATTCAAGAAACAGGCCTTATAA